In a genomic window of Bubalus bubalis isolate 160015118507 breed Murrah chromosome 17, NDDB_SH_1, whole genome shotgun sequence:
- the PUS1 gene encoding tRNA pseudouridine synthase A isoform X1, which translates to MGLPGLRAAAWALRRACGPWTPHLGLRLLCLHPMAGNGEAPMPVGAKQEQDKKARSGWQGPTRVWEETEQQAKKLKSSEDGEQQRKLPKRKIVLLMAYSGKGYHGMQRNVGSSKFKTIEDDLVSALVRSGCIPENHGEDMRKMSFQRCARTDKGVSAAGQVVSLKVWLIDDILEKINSHLPSHIRILGLKRVTGGFNSKNKCDARTYFYMLPTFAFAHKDHDSQDETFRLSAETLGRVNRLLACYKGTHNFHNFTSQKGPHEPSARRYILDMFCEEPFVREGMEFAVIKVKGQSFMTHQIRKMVGLVVAIVKGYAPESVLERCWGEAKVDVPKAPGLGLVLERVHFEKYNQRFGHDGLHEPLDWAREEAEVTAFKEQHIYPTIISTERQERSMAQWLSTLPMHDFSATAHAAAGLGTKAPSSLEGSDGVGDSD; encoded by the exons ATGGGTCTCCCCGGCCTGCGGGCGGCGGCCTGGGCCCTGAGGAGAGCCTGTGGACCGTGGACCCCGCACCTGGGACTGCGCCTCCTCTG TTTGCACCCAATGGCCGGGAACGGGGAGGCCCCCATGCCCGTGGGAGCCAAACAGGAGCAGGACAAGAAGGCCCGGAGTGGCTGGCAGGGCCCCACCAGGGTCTGGGAGGAAACCGAGCAGCAGGCCAAGAAGCTCAAGAGCAGCGAGGATGGGGAGCAGCAGAGGAAGCTGCCCAAGCGGAAGATCGTGCTGCTCATGGCTTATTCTGGGAAGGGCTACCACGGCATGCAG aGGAATGTTGGGTCCTCGAAATTCAAGACCATCGAAGATGACCTGGTGTCGGCCCTGGTCCGCTCGGGCTGTATTCCTGAGAATCACGGGGAGGACATGCGGAAGATGTCTTTCCAGCGCTGTGCCCGGACAGACAAG GGCGTGTCTGCGGCCGGCCAGGTCGTGTCCCTGAAGGTGTGGCTGATTGatgacattttagaaaagatCAACAGCCACCTTCCGTCTCACATTCGGATTCTGG GACTGAAGAGGGTCACGGGCGGCTTCAACTCCAAGAACAAGTGCGACGCCAGGACCTACTTCTACATGCTGCCCACGTTTGCCTTCGCCCACAAGGACCACGACTCGCAGGACGAGACGTTCCGACTGAGCGCAGAGACACTGGGGCGTGTGAACCGGCTCCTGGCCTGCTACAAAGGCACCCACAACTTCCACAACTTCACCTCCCAGAAGGGGCCCCATGAGCCCAGCGCCCGGCGCTACATCCTCGACATGTTCTGTGAGGAGCCCTTCGTGCGTGAGGGCATGGAGTTCGCTGTGATCAAGGTCAAGGGCCAGAGCTTCATGACGCACCAGATCAGGAAGATGGTGGGGCTGGTGGTGGCCATCGTCAAGGGCTACGCGCCTGAGAGTGTGCTGGAGCGCTGCTGGGGGGAGGCCAAGGTGGACGTGCCCAAGGCTCCAGGGCTGGGCCTGGTCCTGGAGCGAGTGCACTTTGAGAAGTACAACCAGCGCTTTGGCCACGACGGGCTACACGAGCCGCTGGACTGGGCACGGGAGGAGGCAGAGGTCACAGCCTTCAAGGAGCAGCACATCTACCCCACGATCATTAGCACTGAGCGCCAGGAGAGGTCCATGGCCCAGTGGCTGAGCACCCTGCCTATGCATGACTTCAGCGCCACTGCCCACGCTGCCGCTGGCCTAGGCAccaag GCCCCCAGCTCCCTGGAAGGCAGTGACGGGGTCGGGGACAGTGACTGA
- the PUS1 gene encoding tRNA pseudouridine synthase A isoform X2 translates to MAGNGEAPMPVGAKQEQDKKARSGWQGPTRVWEETEQQAKKLKSSEDGEQQRKLPKRKIVLLMAYSGKGYHGMQRNVGSSKFKTIEDDLVSALVRSGCIPENHGEDMRKMSFQRCARTDKGVSAAGQVVSLKVWLIDDILEKINSHLPSHIRILGLKRVTGGFNSKNKCDARTYFYMLPTFAFAHKDHDSQDETFRLSAETLGRVNRLLACYKGTHNFHNFTSQKGPHEPSARRYILDMFCEEPFVREGMEFAVIKVKGQSFMTHQIRKMVGLVVAIVKGYAPESVLERCWGEAKVDVPKAPGLGLVLERVHFEKYNQRFGHDGLHEPLDWAREEAEVTAFKEQHIYPTIISTERQERSMAQWLSTLPMHDFSATAHAAAGLGTKAPSSLEGSDGVGDSD, encoded by the exons ATGGCCGGGAACGGGGAGGCCCCCATGCCCGTGGGAGCCAAACAGGAGCAGGACAAGAAGGCCCGGAGTGGCTGGCAGGGCCCCACCAGGGTCTGGGAGGAAACCGAGCAGCAGGCCAAGAAGCTCAAGAGCAGCGAGGATGGGGAGCAGCAGAGGAAGCTGCCCAAGCGGAAGATCGTGCTGCTCATGGCTTATTCTGGGAAGGGCTACCACGGCATGCAG aGGAATGTTGGGTCCTCGAAATTCAAGACCATCGAAGATGACCTGGTGTCGGCCCTGGTCCGCTCGGGCTGTATTCCTGAGAATCACGGGGAGGACATGCGGAAGATGTCTTTCCAGCGCTGTGCCCGGACAGACAAG GGCGTGTCTGCGGCCGGCCAGGTCGTGTCCCTGAAGGTGTGGCTGATTGatgacattttagaaaagatCAACAGCCACCTTCCGTCTCACATTCGGATTCTGG GACTGAAGAGGGTCACGGGCGGCTTCAACTCCAAGAACAAGTGCGACGCCAGGACCTACTTCTACATGCTGCCCACGTTTGCCTTCGCCCACAAGGACCACGACTCGCAGGACGAGACGTTCCGACTGAGCGCAGAGACACTGGGGCGTGTGAACCGGCTCCTGGCCTGCTACAAAGGCACCCACAACTTCCACAACTTCACCTCCCAGAAGGGGCCCCATGAGCCCAGCGCCCGGCGCTACATCCTCGACATGTTCTGTGAGGAGCCCTTCGTGCGTGAGGGCATGGAGTTCGCTGTGATCAAGGTCAAGGGCCAGAGCTTCATGACGCACCAGATCAGGAAGATGGTGGGGCTGGTGGTGGCCATCGTCAAGGGCTACGCGCCTGAGAGTGTGCTGGAGCGCTGCTGGGGGGAGGCCAAGGTGGACGTGCCCAAGGCTCCAGGGCTGGGCCTGGTCCTGGAGCGAGTGCACTTTGAGAAGTACAACCAGCGCTTTGGCCACGACGGGCTACACGAGCCGCTGGACTGGGCACGGGAGGAGGCAGAGGTCACAGCCTTCAAGGAGCAGCACATCTACCCCACGATCATTAGCACTGAGCGCCAGGAGAGGTCCATGGCCCAGTGGCTGAGCACCCTGCCTATGCATGACTTCAGCGCCACTGCCCACGCTGCCGCTGGCCTAGGCAccaag GCCCCCAGCTCCCTGGAAGGCAGTGACGGGGTCGGGGACAGTGACTGA